The Pseudomonas azotoformans genome has a segment encoding these proteins:
- a CDS encoding PLP-dependent cysteine synthase family protein, whose amino-acid sequence MSDHRPWAREAIRIIEADFQRSADTHLIPLPLPGLPGIELYFKDESSHPTGSLKHRLARSLFLYALCNGWLKPGAPVIEASSGSTAISEAYFARLLGLPFIAVMPATTSQEKIAQIAFYGGKSHLVQDPTQIYAESERLARESGGHFMDQFTYAERATDWRANNNIAESIFQQMRFEQHPEPSWLISSPGTGGTTATLGRYVRYRQHCTRVLCADAERSVFFDFYQSGDASLRLDCGSRIEGIGRPRVEASFLPKVIDAMVKVPDALSLAAMHYLAERLGRRVGGSSGTNLVGALVAAQQMKAAGESGSIVAILCDGGERYATTYYDQAWLDAQGYELAGLIAAVAASVERGEPLPDSILRANI is encoded by the coding sequence ATGAGCGACCACCGTCCCTGGGCCCGCGAAGCCATTCGCATTATTGAAGCCGACTTCCAGCGCAGTGCCGACACGCACCTGATCCCGTTGCCGCTGCCGGGGTTGCCGGGTATCGAGTTGTACTTCAAGGACGAGTCCAGCCACCCCACTGGCAGTCTCAAACACCGACTTGCCCGCTCACTGTTTCTCTACGCGCTGTGTAACGGTTGGCTCAAGCCGGGCGCGCCGGTGATCGAGGCCTCCAGCGGTTCGACGGCAATTTCCGAAGCCTACTTCGCGCGTTTGCTCGGTTTGCCGTTTATTGCGGTGATGCCGGCCACCACCTCCCAGGAAAAGATCGCGCAGATTGCCTTCTACGGCGGCAAGAGCCACTTGGTACAGGATCCCACGCAGATCTACGCCGAATCCGAACGCCTGGCGCGTGAAAGTGGCGGTCACTTCATGGACCAGTTCACCTACGCCGAACGCGCCACTGACTGGCGGGCGAACAACAATATCGCCGAGTCGATCTTCCAGCAGATGCGCTTCGAGCAGCATCCGGAACCGAGCTGGTTGATCTCCAGCCCCGGCACTGGCGGCACCACCGCGACCCTTGGTCGTTATGTGCGTTATCGCCAGCACTGCACACGCGTGTTGTGCGCCGATGCCGAGCGTTCAGTGTTCTTTGATTTCTATCAGAGTGGCGACGCCAGCTTGCGCCTGGACTGTGGTTCACGCATCGAAGGCATTGGCCGGCCACGGGTCGAGGCGTCGTTTCTGCCCAAGGTGATCGATGCGATGGTCAAGGTGCCGGATGCACTGTCGCTGGCGGCCATGCATTACCTGGCTGAGCGGTTGGGGCGGCGGGTCGGTGGTTCCAGCGGGACTAACCTGGTCGGCGCTCTGGTGGCGGCGCAGCAAATGAAAGCGGCGGGGGAGTCGGGTTCGATTGTGGCGATCTTGTGTGATGGCGGGGAGCGGTATGCCACGACTTACTACGATCAGGCCTGGCTCGACGCCCAGGGCTATGAATTGGCTGGGTTGATTGCGGCCGTTGCGGCCAGTGTCGAGCGGGGCGAGCCGTTGCCGGACAGCATCCTGCGCGCCAACATTTAA
- a CDS encoding short chain dehydrogenase, whose amino-acid sequence MKILLIGASGTVGSAVKAELAQRHDVISIGRNSGDFQVDISDSASIRKLFEQTGKFDALVCAAGSVNFVALGEMSESDFELGLRDKLMGQVNLLLIGREYANDGASFTFTSGILNRDPIRTGASAALVNGALDAFVKAAAIELPRGLRVNAVSPTVLLEAMDSYAPYFRGYKPASGADVALAYAKSVEGLQTGQTFIVG is encoded by the coding sequence ATGAAAATCCTATTGATTGGCGCCAGCGGCACTGTCGGCTCGGCAGTCAAGGCGGAACTGGCTCAGCGTCACGACGTGATCAGCATCGGCCGCAACAGCGGTGACTTCCAAGTGGATATCAGCGACAGCGCGTCGATCCGCAAGCTGTTCGAACAGACCGGCAAGTTCGATGCCCTGGTCTGTGCGGCAGGCAGCGTGAACTTTGTAGCGCTGGGTGAGATGAGCGAAAGCGATTTCGAACTGGGCTTGCGTGACAAGCTGATGGGCCAGGTCAACCTGCTGTTGATCGGCCGCGAGTACGCTAATGATGGCGCCTCGTTCACCTTCACCAGCGGCATTCTGAACCGCGATCCGATCCGCACTGGCGCCTCGGCGGCACTGGTCAACGGCGCACTCGATGCCTTCGTCAAAGCCGCAGCGATCGAGTTGCCGCGCGGGCTGCGCGTCAACGCAGTGAGTCCGACGGTCTTGCTGGAAGCCATGGACAGCTACGCGCCGTATTTCCGTGGCTACAAACCGGCGTCGGGTGCCGACGTGGCGTTGGCCTACGCAAAAAGCGTGGAAGGCCTGCAAACCGGTCAGACCTTTATCGTGGGGTGA
- the bufB gene encoding MNIO family bufferin maturase, producing MMTLSSLQAVSQAQAPGLPRRAGLGLKHEHFMEVLETSPDIGFFEVHAENYMVAGGPFHHYLGLIREQYPLSLHGVGLSIGGEGPLDREHLARLAALIERYQPHSFSEHLAWSSHGPVFLNDLLPLAYDSATLQRVCEHVDQVQSTLKRAMLLENPSTYLQFQRSTLDETDFISEVIRRTGCGLLLDVNNVYVSCINHRRDPLAYLDALPLHAVGEIHLAGFAEDTDSLGDRLLIDDHGALIDNAVWQLYEKVLKHVGSVATLIERDNQVPAFGVLLAEAQQAEWHLSKVKA from the coding sequence ATGATGACCCTTTCATCCCTGCAAGCCGTCTCCCAGGCTCAGGCGCCCGGCCTTCCCCGCCGGGCCGGGCTGGGGCTCAAGCACGAGCATTTCATGGAAGTGCTGGAGACCTCGCCCGACATCGGTTTTTTTGAAGTGCACGCCGAAAACTACATGGTGGCCGGCGGCCCGTTTCATCATTACCTGGGGTTGATCCGCGAGCAGTACCCGCTGTCCTTGCACGGCGTGGGCCTGTCCATCGGCGGCGAAGGCCCGCTGGACCGTGAGCACCTGGCACGGTTGGCCGCGCTGATTGAACGCTATCAACCCCACTCTTTTTCCGAACACCTGGCCTGGTCAAGCCATGGCCCGGTGTTCCTCAATGACCTGCTGCCCCTGGCTTACGACAGCGCGACCCTGCAACGGGTGTGCGAACACGTTGATCAGGTGCAGAGCACCCTCAAGCGCGCGATGCTGCTGGAAAACCCGTCGACTTATCTGCAATTCCAACGCTCAACCCTGGACGAGACCGACTTCATCAGCGAAGTCATCCGCCGCACCGGCTGTGGTTTGCTGCTGGATGTAAACAACGTCTATGTGTCGTGCATCAACCATCGGCGCGATCCACTTGCCTACCTCGACGCGTTGCCATTGCACGCGGTGGGCGAGATTCATCTGGCCGGTTTTGCCGAAGACACTGACAGCCTCGGCGATCGCTTGCTGATCGATGATCACGGCGCACTTATCGACAACGCCGTGTGGCAGCTGTACGAAAAGGTACTTAAACACGTCGGCTCGGTAGCAACCTTGATCGAGCGGGATAACCAGGTGCCGGCGTTCGGCGTATTACTGGCCGAGGCCCAGCAGGCCGAATGGCATCTGTCGAAGGTGAAAGCATGA
- a CDS encoding DoxX family protein has protein sequence MNTRPSCLINRVIALFEQIPYSLIAFLARFSIAAVFWKSGQTKVEGFAIDLISGTFQLGAPKLAASTLPLFRSEYHVPLLSPEIAAPMAAFAEHFFPVLILMGFATRFSALALIGMTLVIQLFVYPDAYPTHGTWIALLLLLVAKGPGRLSIDHLIARRYA, from the coding sequence ATGAATACTCGTCCATCGTGCCTGATCAATCGGGTCATCGCGCTTTTCGAACAGATTCCCTACAGCCTGATCGCCTTTCTCGCACGCTTCTCCATTGCAGCCGTGTTCTGGAAATCCGGGCAAACCAAAGTCGAAGGCTTCGCGATTGATTTGATCAGCGGCACCTTCCAACTAGGCGCACCGAAACTGGCGGCTTCGACATTGCCGCTGTTTCGCAGCGAATACCACGTGCCGCTGTTATCGCCGGAAATCGCAGCGCCTATGGCTGCATTTGCCGAGCATTTTTTCCCGGTGTTGATCCTGATGGGCTTCGCCACGCGCTTCTCGGCCTTGGCCCTGATCGGCATGACCCTGGTGATCCAGCTGTTCGTCTACCCGGACGCCTACCCAACCCATGGCACCTGGATTGCGCTGCTGTTGCTGCTGGTGGCCAAAGGGCCGGGGCGTCTGTCCATCGATCACCTGATCGCTCGTCGCTACGCTTAA
- a CDS encoding high-affinity branched-chain amino acid ABC transporter permease LivM: MSRYLKSAFFSALLVWAVAFPVLGLKLSIVGINLEVHGTGPVTLTIIALCSVLMFLRVLFTQQVGALFKGNRGPLVSPKVSQFLTLPRTQRYIIIGLIVAALIWPFFGSRGAVDIATLILIYVLLGLGLNIVVGLAGLLDLGYVGFYAVGAYTYALLSHYLGWGFWICLPLAGMAAATFGFLLGFPVLRLRGDYLAIVTLGFGEIIRLFLRNLTDITGGPNGISSIPKPTFFGLTFDRSAAEGMQTFHEYFGIDYNPVSKVVFLYLVALLLALAALFVINRLLRMPIGRAWEALREDEIACRALGMNPTVIKLSAFTLGATFAGFAGSFFAARQGLVTPESFTFIESAIILAIVVLGGMGSQLGVILAAIVMILLPEMMREFSEYRMLMFGAMMVLMMIWRPQGLLPMQRPHMELRK, translated from the coding sequence ATGAGCAGATATCTTAAATCGGCGTTTTTCAGCGCCTTGCTGGTATGGGCCGTGGCCTTTCCGGTACTCGGCCTCAAGCTGAGCATTGTCGGCATCAACCTGGAAGTGCATGGCACCGGTCCCGTGACCCTGACCATCATCGCCCTGTGTTCGGTGCTGATGTTCCTGCGCGTGCTGTTCACCCAGCAGGTCGGCGCCCTGTTCAAGGGCAACCGTGGCCCGTTGGTATCGCCCAAGGTCAGCCAATTCCTGACCCTGCCGCGTACCCAGCGCTACATCATCATCGGCCTGATCGTGGCCGCGTTGATCTGGCCGTTCTTTGGCTCGCGCGGTGCGGTCGACATCGCCACCCTGATCCTGATCTACGTATTGCTGGGCCTGGGCCTGAACATCGTGGTGGGCCTGGCCGGATTGCTCGACCTGGGTTACGTGGGCTTCTACGCCGTGGGTGCCTACACCTACGCGCTGCTCTCGCACTACCTGGGCTGGGGCTTCTGGATCTGCCTGCCCTTGGCGGGCATGGCGGCGGCTACGTTCGGCTTCCTGCTCGGCTTCCCGGTGCTGCGCCTGCGCGGTGACTACCTGGCGATCGTGACCCTGGGCTTCGGTGAAATCATCCGGTTGTTCCTGCGTAACCTCACCGACATCACTGGCGGGCCCAATGGCATCAGCAGCATCCCCAAGCCGACCTTCTTCGGGCTGACGTTCGACCGTAGCGCCGCAGAAGGCATGCAGACCTTCCACGAGTACTTCGGGATCGACTACAACCCGGTGAGCAAAGTGGTGTTCCTGTACCTGGTGGCGCTGCTGCTGGCACTGGCTGCATTGTTCGTGATCAACCGCCTGCTGCGCATGCCCATCGGCCGTGCGTGGGAAGCGCTGCGTGAAGATGAAATCGCCTGCCGTGCACTGGGCATGAACCCGACAGTCATCAAGCTTTCGGCATTTACCCTCGGGGCAACGTTTGCCGGTTTCGCCGGCAGCTTCTTCGCCGCTCGCCAAGGCCTGGTGACGCCGGAGTCGTTCACCTTCATCGAGTCGGCGATCATCCTCGCCATCGTGGTACTGGGTGGCATGGGCTCGCAACTGGGCGTGATCCTGGCGGCGATCGTGATGATCCTGCTGCCGGAAATGATGCGTGAGTTCAGCGAATACCGCATGTTGATGTTCGGCGCCATGATGGTGCTGATGATGATCTGGCGTCCTCAAGGCCTGCTGCCCATGCAACGTCCACACATGGAGCTGCGCAAATGA
- the nhaA gene encoding Na+/H+ antiporter NhaA, with amino-acid sequence MPLRSTFTRFFQLEAASGLLLIAAAALALIINNSPLSHLYEAFLDVPVVAQVGALKIAKPALLWINDGLMALFFLLIGLEVKRELLDGHLSKPSQVVLPGAAAIGGMVVPALIYWAINKDYPAALSGWAIPMATDIAFALGVLALLGKRVPVSLKLFLMTLAIIDDLGAIIVIAVFYSADLSGAALAGAGACLIALIAMNRLGVIKLGPYLIIGLILWVCVLKSGVHATLAGVTLAFCIPMRTKNAEPSPLLTLEHALHPWVAYGILPLFAFANAGVSLTGVSLESFTHHVPMGIAAGLLIGKTVGVFGLTWLAIKTGLAALPSGANWGQVFGVAILCGIGFTMSLFVGSLAFVPGASEFAGEDRMGILTGSILAACIGYAVTAMASRKKATLQG; translated from the coding sequence TTGCCTCTGCGTAGCACTTTTACCCGTTTCTTCCAGCTGGAAGCCGCCAGCGGTCTGTTGTTGATCGCGGCTGCCGCCTTGGCGTTGATCATCAACAATTCACCTTTGTCGCACCTGTACGAGGCGTTTCTCGACGTACCGGTGGTGGCACAGGTCGGCGCGTTGAAAATCGCCAAGCCGGCCTTGCTGTGGATCAACGACGGCCTGATGGCCCTGTTCTTCCTGCTGATCGGCCTGGAGGTCAAGCGTGAACTGCTCGACGGCCACCTGTCCAAGCCCTCGCAAGTGGTGCTGCCCGGCGCGGCGGCTATCGGCGGCATGGTCGTGCCGGCGCTGATCTACTGGGCGATCAACAAGGATTACCCCGCCGCACTCTCCGGCTGGGCGATCCCCATGGCCACCGACATTGCCTTCGCCCTCGGCGTGCTGGCCTTGCTCGGCAAGCGCGTGCCAGTGTCGCTGAAGCTGTTCCTGATGACCCTGGCGATCATTGACGACCTGGGCGCGATCATTGTGATTGCGGTGTTCTACTCCGCCGACCTGTCCGGCGCTGCCCTTGCAGGCGCGGGTGCGTGCTTGATTGCCTTGATTGCGATGAACCGCCTGGGCGTCATCAAGCTTGGGCCTTACCTGATCATCGGACTGATCCTGTGGGTCTGCGTGCTCAAGAGCGGCGTGCATGCAACGCTGGCCGGCGTGACATTGGCCTTCTGCATCCCCATGCGTACCAAGAACGCCGAGCCCTCGCCGCTGCTCACGCTGGAACACGCCCTGCACCCATGGGTGGCCTACGGCATCTTGCCGCTGTTTGCCTTCGCCAACGCCGGCGTATCCCTGACCGGCGTCAGCCTGGAAAGCTTCACCCACCACGTGCCCATGGGCATCGCCGCTGGCCTGCTGATCGGCAAGACCGTCGGTGTGTTTGGCCTTACTTGGCTGGCCATCAAGACCGGCCTCGCCGCCCTGCCCAGCGGTGCGAACTGGGGGCAGGTGTTTGGTGTGGCGATCCTGTGTGGGATCGGCTTTACCATGAGCCTGTTTGTCGGTTCGCTGGCATTTGTGCCGGGTGCCAGTGAGTTTGCCGGTGAGGACCGGATGGGGATTTTGACGGGATCGATTCTGGCGGCGTGTATTGGTTATGCGGTGACGGCGATGGCGAGTCGTAAGAAGGCCACGCTTCAGGGTTGA
- the livG gene encoding high-affinity branched-chain amino acid ABC transporter ATP-binding protein LivG, with protein MSREILKVENLSMRFGGLLAVNGVALTVKEKQVVALIGPNGAGKTTVFNCLTGFYKPSGGSILLDGQPIQGLAGHEIARKGVVRTFQNVRLFKDMTAVENLLIAQHRHLNTNFFAGLFKTPAFRKSEREAMEYAEYWLDKVNLTEFANRPAGTLAYGQQRRLEIARCMMTRPRILMLDEPAAGLNPKETEDLKALISVLREENNATVLLIEHDMKLVMSISDHIVVINQGTPLADGTPEQIRDNPEVIKAYLGEA; from the coding sequence ATGAGCCGCGAGATCCTGAAAGTCGAAAATCTGAGCATGCGCTTCGGCGGCTTGCTGGCGGTCAACGGCGTGGCCCTGACCGTGAAAGAGAAACAAGTGGTAGCGTTGATCGGCCCCAACGGCGCCGGCAAGACCACGGTGTTCAACTGCCTCACCGGTTTCTACAAGCCGAGCGGTGGCAGCATCCTGCTGGACGGCCAGCCGATCCAGGGCCTGGCCGGTCACGAAATCGCCCGCAAGGGCGTGGTGCGGACCTTCCAGAACGTGCGGTTGTTCAAGGACATGACGGCGGTCGAGAACCTGTTGATTGCCCAGCACCGTCACTTGAACACCAACTTCTTCGCGGGCCTGTTCAAAACTCCGGCGTTCCGCAAGAGCGAGCGCGAGGCCATGGAGTACGCCGAGTACTGGCTGGACAAGGTCAACCTGACCGAGTTTGCCAACCGCCCGGCCGGCACCCTGGCCTACGGTCAGCAACGTCGCCTGGAAATCGCCCGCTGCATGATGACCCGCCCGCGGATCCTCATGCTCGACGAACCCGCGGCTGGCCTGAACCCCAAGGAAACCGAAGACCTCAAGGCGCTGATCAGTGTGTTGCGTGAAGAAAACAACGCCACGGTGTTGTTGATCGAACACGACATGAAACTGGTCATGAGCATTTCCGACCACATCGTGGTGATCAACCAGGGCACGCCTTTGGCCGACGGGACGCCGGAGCAGATCCGCGACAATCCTGAAGTGATCAAAGCCTATTTGGGGGAAGCGTAA
- a CDS encoding HvfC/BufC N-terminal domain-containing protein codes for MSLHDNFAEALLAPDLACPDGLFSTNGADPASRFVVYRNNVHSSLINALATAYPVTLQLVGEEFFRAMACLFVQACPPTSPLISEYGSAFAAFIQDFEPAASVPYLADVARLERLRVRAYHAADTQPLDQQTVLLALQGQADLGKLRLQLHPSLATLNSAYAVVAVWAAHQTEGGLATLNPWHAQGALVIRQGLEVQVFAIDHGSVAFIDSLAHGTPLEKAVEQALETAAEFDLHQCLTLLISHNAITHLQPEQKVSP; via the coding sequence ATGAGCCTGCACGACAATTTCGCCGAGGCATTATTGGCGCCGGACCTGGCCTGCCCCGATGGCCTGTTCAGCACCAATGGCGCCGATCCCGCCAGCCGCTTCGTGGTGTATCGCAACAATGTGCACAGCTCATTGATCAACGCGTTGGCGACGGCATATCCCGTGACATTGCAGCTGGTAGGCGAAGAGTTCTTCCGAGCGATGGCCTGCCTGTTTGTACAGGCTTGCCCACCCACCAGCCCGTTGATCAGCGAGTACGGCAGTGCGTTCGCGGCGTTTATCCAGGATTTCGAGCCTGCCGCCAGCGTGCCCTACCTGGCGGATGTCGCGCGCCTGGAACGCTTGCGTGTGCGTGCCTATCACGCCGCGGATACCCAGCCGCTGGACCAGCAGACGGTTCTCCTGGCACTGCAAGGCCAGGCAGACTTGGGGAAACTGCGCCTGCAACTGCATCCCTCCCTAGCCACTTTGAATTCAGCCTATGCAGTGGTGGCCGTGTGGGCCGCGCACCAGACCGAAGGTGGCCTGGCCACTTTGAATCCCTGGCACGCCCAGGGTGCACTAGTCATACGTCAGGGCCTGGAGGTTCAAGTCTTTGCTATCGACCACGGCTCAGTCGCGTTTATCGACAGCCTGGCCCATGGCACGCCCTTGGAAAAAGCCGTGGAGCAGGCGCTTGAAACTGCAGCCGAGTTCGATCTGCACCAATGTCTGACGCTGCTGATCAGCCACAACGCCATCACCCATTTGCAACCAGAACAAAAGGTATCGCCATGA
- a CDS encoding BufA1 family periplasmic bufferin-type metallophore: MTTKLSAATLVLALGSALSLSALATTAHAADDMQKCFGVAEAGKNDCAAGAGTSCAGTSKVKDQANAWKLVPAGTCLKTPSSTSPTGFGQEAAFTAKS; encoded by the coding sequence ATGACGACCAAACTGTCCGCCGCCACCCTCGTTCTGGCCCTCGGTTCCGCCCTGAGCCTGTCCGCCCTGGCCACCACCGCCCACGCTGCCGACGACATGCAGAAATGCTTCGGCGTCGCTGAAGCCGGCAAGAACGATTGCGCCGCGGGTGCAGGCACTTCCTGCGCCGGTACCTCGAAAGTCAAAGACCAGGCCAACGCCTGGAAACTGGTCCCTGCCGGCACCTGCCTCAAGACCCCAAGCTCCACCTCGCCGACCGGTTTCGGCCAGGAAGCAGCCTTCACCGCCAAGTCCTGA
- a CDS encoding ABC transporter ATP-binding protein codes for MLQFENVSTFYGKIQALHSVNVEVRQGEIVTLIGANGAGKSTLLMTLCGSPQAHSGSIRYMGEELVGQQSSQIMRKSIAVVPEGRRVFSRLTVEENLAMGGFFTDKGDYQEQMDKVLHLFPRLKERFSQRGGTMSGGEQQMLAIGRALMSKPKLLLLDEPSLGLAPIIIQQIFDIIEQLRKDGVTVFLVEQNANQALKIADRAYVLENGRVVMQGTGEQLLTDPKVREAYLGG; via the coding sequence ATGCTGCAATTCGAAAACGTTTCCACTTTCTACGGCAAGATCCAGGCCCTACACAGCGTCAACGTGGAAGTGCGCCAGGGTGAGATCGTCACGCTGATCGGTGCCAACGGTGCCGGCAAATCGACCCTGTTGATGACCCTGTGCGGTTCGCCCCAGGCCCACAGCGGCAGCATCCGTTACATGGGTGAAGAACTGGTGGGTCAGCAATCCTCGCAGATCATGCGCAAGAGCATTGCGGTGGTGCCGGAAGGGCGTCGTGTGTTCTCGCGCCTGACCGTGGAAGAGAACCTGGCCATGGGCGGGTTCTTCACCGACAAGGGCGACTACCAGGAGCAGATGGACAAGGTGCTGCACCTGTTTCCTCGGCTCAAGGAACGCTTCAGCCAGCGCGGCGGCACCATGTCCGGCGGCGAGCAGCAGATGCTCGCCATCGGTCGGGCGCTGATGAGCAAACCCAAGCTGTTGCTGTTGGACGAACCTTCACTGGGCCTGGCACCGATCATCATCCAGCAGATCTTCGACATCATCGAACAGCTGCGCAAGGACGGTGTGACGGTGTTCCTGGTGGAGCAGAACGCCAACCAGGCGCTGAAAATCGCTGACCGTGCCTATGTGCTGGAAAACGGCCGGGTAGTGATGCAGGGGACGGGCGAGCAGTTGCTGACCGATCCGAAGGTGCGCGAGGCGTATCTGGGCGGCTGA
- a CDS encoding COG3650 family protein — protein MRAAHTLALLALFPLFGACQMFDNDPAKPSIAGLTRMQGELTAVGGKLLFQPCGDKRNYVVNDTGGTSILQEAASLAGEQGALFADLRGKFSGVASGTQGSVDLQQLYRVERSTSACNDPDFKRMILRANGHKPTWVMNVTAKGLVLEREGQPPLAVPYVEEQIGDGRFNLMTEANNQHVELWVAPQRCVDPVSGSLQHMSAELRVNGQVQRGCASFGGSRDD, from the coding sequence ATGCGTGCCGCCCATACCCTTGCTCTACTTGCCTTGTTTCCCCTGTTTGGCGCCTGCCAGATGTTCGATAACGATCCGGCCAAGCCCTCTATCGCCGGGCTGACCCGCATGCAGGGCGAACTCACGGCAGTCGGCGGCAAACTGCTGTTCCAGCCGTGTGGCGACAAACGCAACTATGTGGTCAACGACACCGGCGGCACCAGCATCCTGCAGGAAGCGGCTTCTCTGGCCGGCGAGCAAGGCGCGTTGTTTGCCGACCTGCGCGGCAAATTCTCCGGGGTCGCCAGCGGCACCCAGGGCAGCGTCGACCTGCAACAACTCTACCGCGTCGAACGCTCGACCTCGGCCTGCAACGACCCCGACTTCAAACGCATGATTCTGCGCGCCAACGGCCACAAACCGACCTGGGTGATGAACGTCACCGCCAAGGGCCTGGTGCTGGAACGCGAAGGCCAGCCGCCACTGGCGGTGCCTTATGTGGAAGAACAAATCGGTGACGGCCGATTCAACCTGATGACCGAGGCCAATAATCAACACGTGGAATTGTGGGTGGCCCCGCAGCGTTGCGTCGACCCGGTCAGCGGCAGCCTGCAACACATGAGCGCCGAACTGCGCGTCAACGGCCAGGTGCAGCGCGGTTGTGCGTCGTTCGGCGGCTCGCGCGACGACTGA
- a CDS encoding LysR family transcriptional regulator, which translates to MSEMDDLAAFAVLIEAGSFTVAAEQLDCSKGQLSKRISQLEARFSVVLLHRTTRKLSLTAAGAALLPQAQALVVQVDRARQALARLKDDLAGPVRMTVPVSLGETFFDGLLLEFSKQYPQVQIELELNNSYRDLARDGFDLGVRSGAIENERLVAKPLLAWHEMTCASPAYLEQHGEPQTPADLATHTCLLNSHYSGREEWLYHQQHELLRVRVSGTFASNHYNLLKKAALVGAGIARLPSYVLPAELADGRLRWLLRDYQTRSLPMYLVHPYQGGLPRRTQVLADYLVDWFKRSGEALDRL; encoded by the coding sequence ATGAGCGAGATGGATGACCTGGCCGCGTTTGCGGTGCTGATCGAAGCCGGCAGTTTTACCGTGGCCGCCGAGCAACTGGACTGCAGCAAAGGGCAGTTGTCCAAGCGGATCAGCCAGTTGGAAGCGCGGTTTTCCGTGGTCTTGCTGCACCGCACCACGCGCAAACTCAGCCTGACAGCCGCCGGCGCAGCGTTGCTGCCCCAGGCCCAGGCATTGGTGGTGCAGGTAGATCGGGCCCGGCAGGCATTGGCGCGGCTCAAGGACGACCTGGCCGGGCCGGTGCGCATGACGGTGCCGGTCTCGTTGGGCGAGACCTTCTTCGACGGGTTGTTGCTGGAATTTTCCAAGCAGTACCCGCAAGTGCAGATCGAGCTGGAGCTCAACAATAGTTACCGTGACCTGGCGCGGGATGGGTTTGATTTGGGGGTACGCTCAGGCGCGATTGAAAACGAGCGCCTGGTGGCCAAGCCACTGCTGGCCTGGCATGAAATGACCTGCGCCAGTCCGGCGTACCTCGAGCAGCATGGTGAGCCACAGACCCCGGCCGACCTGGCAACCCACACCTGCCTGCTCAACAGCCATTACAGCGGGCGGGAAGAGTGGCTGTACCACCAGCAGCACGAATTGCTGCGGGTGCGGGTCAGCGGCACCTTTGCGTCCAACCACTACAACCTGTTGAAAAAAGCCGCGCTGGTGGGCGCCGGTATCGCACGGCTGCCGTCCTATGTGCTTCCAGCAGAATTGGCTGACGGCCGCTTGCGTTGGCTCCTGCGCGATTATCAGACGCGGAGCCTGCCGATGTACCTGGTGCATCCTTATCAAGGCGGCTTGCCGCGTCGCACCCAGGTGTTGGCCGACTATCTGGTGGACTGGTTCAAGCGCAGTGGCGAGGCGCTGGATCGGCTTTAA
- a CDS encoding glycine zipper 2TM domain-containing protein produces the protein MRKSVLLVACFTTLSLLLGGCASSLTGDSYSRDEARRVQTVRMGTIESLRPVKIEGTKTPIGGAAGAVIGGVGGSAIGGGRGSIVTAVIGAVAGGLLGSATEEGLTRTQGVEITVREDDGSMRAYVQAVQENEIFRIGDRVRIMTVDGTSRVTR, from the coding sequence ATGCGTAAGTCCGTTTTACTGGTTGCCTGCTTTACCACGCTGTCGTTGCTGCTGGGTGGCTGCGCCTCGAGTCTGACCGGCGACTCGTACTCCCGTGACGAAGCGCGTCGTGTACAGACCGTGCGCATGGGCACCATCGAATCCCTGCGTCCTGTGAAGATCGAAGGCACCAAGACCCCAATCGGCGGCGCTGCCGGCGCAGTCATCGGCGGTGTTGGCGGCAGCGCCATCGGCGGTGGCCGTGGCAGCATCGTGACCGCCGTGATCGGCGCTGTTGCTGGCGGCCTGTTGGGTTCGGCCACCGAAGAAGGGCTGACCCGCACCCAAGGTGTGGAAATCACCGTCCGCGAAGACGACGGCAGCATGCGCGCCTACGTGCAGGCTGTGCAGGAGAATGAAATCTTCCGCATTGGTGACCGCGTGCGCATCATGACCGTTGATGGCACCAGCCGCGTTACTCGCTAA